GCAGTGACGATGGCTGCGCAGCGCCCGCGCTGGCAGGTAGGCGCCGGAGATATCTCGGCGGCTGCCCTGCAAGTGGCCGCGCGGAACGCGGCCGCGAACGGGGTACAGATCGACTTCCGTGAAGGCGATCTGCTGGCCCCGTTCGCAGGGGTACGGGTGGACATCCTGGTGTCCAACCCGCCTTACATCCCGGCGGCAGATATCGCCGGGTTGCAGCCTGAGGTGCGCGACCATGAGCCGCGCACGGCACTGGACGGCGGCCCGGATGGACTGGGGCCGTACCGCATCATGCTGGAGCAGCTGGCGCTGCTGCCTGCACCACCGCAGATCATCGGTTTTGAGCTGGGTCAGGGACAGGCCGGGGACATCGCAGCTCTGCTTGAATCGGCCGGATATTGGCCGGAAATTATCGTCGTGCCAGACCTTGCAGGCATTGAACGGCATGTACTGGGTGTTCGTACTTCGGAACAGGTGACGAAAATGTAAGGTTCCACAGGTTTTCTTTTTGCCGTGAAATCCTCTACAATGAGATATACCGAAGATTGCTGAATGCTTGGAGGAACATAACTACATGCTGCATAAATTCAAAAAAATAGACTATTCGATTGTTTTTATATTGCTCATTCTGATGGCTATTAGTATTTTGTCGATTTATAGTACCACCTTCGGCCGACCGAAGTGGGAGGCTTATCCCCAGAAAGCAGTAATTTTTTACATTATCGGTTTTATTGTGTTTTTCGGAATGTCCATGATTAACTACAAATTGATCATTAAGAATTACCTATACATTTATGGTGTGGGCATGATACTGCTTATTCTTGTTATGTTTATCGGTAAGGAGTACTACGGCGCTCAAGGATGGTTATCCATATTTGGCCTGAGCTTGCAGCCTGCCGAGCTATTCAAACTATGTCTGATTGTCTTTCTGTCAGCACTTCTGGCGAGAAAGAAAAACAGGCCGTTATTTTTTGGACGAGACGTTATCCCCATCTCGCTCTGTGTGCTTCCTCCGTTGCTGCTCGTCTTGCTTCAGAATGACTTGGGGAATGCGCTGAGTTATGTCGTTATCCTGATAGGGCTTCTCTGGATAGGCAATATCAAATTTACGCATGCCCTGATCGGTTTTGTTATAGCGGTGGCCGCTCTGATTGGTGGAACACAAGCCTATATTCATTACCATGATGAAATTGTAAGATTTCTGAAGGACATTGGTCGCTCTCACTGGGCAGATCGTTTCGACCCCTGGCTTGTACCGGATCAGACGTCAAGGGACGTGCTCTGGCAGACCTACAATGCCAAGTTGGCTATAGGCTCTGGAGGTATTAGCGGTAAAGGATACTTGGAAGGTACCACGATTCAGTCGAATCGGGTGCCGCTGGCCTATGCGGATTCGATCTTTGTGCAGATTGGTGAAGAATTTGGTTTTGTTGGAGCATCGGTGCTGCTCCTGCTCTACTTTATTTTGATTCACA
Above is a window of Paenibacillus sp. E222 DNA encoding:
- the prmC gene encoding peptide chain release factor N(5)-glutamine methyltransferase yields the protein MTPEQSCREAFVEASSFLEKCGVYEPHNNARLLLEHVLGREGTEYYMMQPEPFPSELRSRWEDAVTRKAAGEPAQYIIGSQEFYGLPFEVTPAVLIPRPETELLVEAVLREADRVFPGGAPFAVDIGTGSGAIAVTMAAQRPRWQVGAGDISAAALQVAARNAAANGVQIDFREGDLLAPFAGVRVDILVSNPPYIPAADIAGLQPEVRDHEPRTALDGGPDGLGPYRIMLEQLALLPAPPQIIGFELGQGQAGDIAALLESAGYWPEIIVVPDLAGIERHVLGVRTSEQVTKM
- a CDS encoding FtsW/RodA/SpoVE family cell cycle protein; translation: MLHKFKKIDYSIVFILLILMAISILSIYSTTFGRPKWEAYPQKAVIFYIIGFIVFFGMSMINYKLIIKNYLYIYGVGMILLILVMFIGKEYYGAQGWLSIFGLSLQPAELFKLCLIVFLSALLARKKNRPLFFGRDVIPISLCVLPPLLLVLLQNDLGNALSYVVILIGLLWIGNIKFTHALIGFVIAVAALIGGTQAYIHYHDEIVRFLKDIGRSHWADRFDPWLVPDQTSRDVLWQTYNAKLAIGSGGISGKGYLEGTTIQSNRVPLAYADSIFVQIGEEFGFVGASVLLLLYFILIHRLVLIALECKDRAGPYLIVGIIAMLLYQIFVNIGPFIGLMPLTGITLPFISFGGTSLVLNMLSMGLVMSIKVHTEENEDILGSAEQPSITELVLKLFRRKSTQQEQ